The following proteins are co-located in the Streptomyces sp. NBC_01198 genome:
- the shc gene encoding squalene--hopene cyclase — protein sequence MTATTDGSPGTPTHRTPSASSTSDPDPVPAGDTEAAAQRAVQRAADHLLARQHPDGWWKGDLETNVTMDAEDLLLRQFLGIQDARTTAASARWIRSQQREDGAWPTFHGGPGDLSATVEAYVALRLAGDSPDEAHMSLAAKWSRGEGGVAASRVFTRIWLALFGWWDWDHLPELPPEVIYLPKWMPLNIYSFGCWARQTIVPLTVVGALRPVRPAPFGIDELHIDPERPNPKQRRAPIASWDGVFQRLDQVLHVYRKFSPRPVRRGAMNACARWIIERQEADGCWGGIQPPAVYSVIALHLLGYDLEHPVLKAGLDSLDRFAVWPEEGVRMIEACQSPVWDTCLAAIALADAGLPADHPALVKAADWMLEEQITRPGDWSVQRPQLAPGGWAFEFHNDNYPDIDDTAEVVLALRRVAHPDQARVDTAVDRAVRWTVGMQSRNGAWGAFDADNTSPFPNRLPFCDFGEVIDPPSADVTAHVVEMLAALGVENDPHARSGIDWLLAEQEDNGSWFGRWGVNYIYGTGSAVPALAAAGLPVDHPAIRRAVSWLESVQNADGGWGEDLRSYSDQEWAGRGHSTASQTAWALMALLAAGRRDTPAVERGVRWLAETQLPDGSWDEPYFTGTGFPRDFSINYHLYRMVFPLTALGRYARSEPFGAAGHTVAAAPAGKGA from the coding sequence ATGACAGCGACGACCGATGGCAGTCCAGGTACGCCAACACACCGGACACCCTCGGCCAGCAGCACCTCGGACCCGGATCCTGTTCCAGCCGGAGACACCGAGGCGGCGGCGCAGCGTGCCGTGCAGCGCGCCGCAGACCACCTTCTGGCGCGGCAGCACCCCGACGGATGGTGGAAAGGCGACCTCGAAACGAACGTGACCATGGACGCCGAGGATCTGCTGCTGCGTCAGTTCCTCGGCATCCAGGACGCCCGCACCACCGCCGCCTCGGCCCGCTGGATCCGATCCCAGCAACGCGAGGACGGCGCCTGGCCCACCTTCCACGGCGGCCCGGGCGACCTGTCCGCGACCGTCGAGGCCTACGTGGCGCTGCGACTCGCCGGGGACTCCCCGGACGAGGCGCACATGTCGCTGGCCGCCAAGTGGTCGCGAGGCGAGGGCGGGGTGGCGGCCAGCCGGGTCTTCACCCGGATCTGGCTCGCGCTGTTCGGCTGGTGGGACTGGGACCACCTGCCGGAACTGCCGCCCGAGGTCATCTACCTGCCCAAGTGGATGCCGCTGAACATCTACTCGTTCGGCTGCTGGGCCAGGCAGACCATCGTGCCGCTGACCGTCGTCGGCGCGCTGCGCCCGGTGCGCCCGGCGCCGTTCGGCATCGACGAGCTGCACATCGACCCCGAACGGCCCAACCCCAAACAGCGCAGGGCGCCCATCGCCAGCTGGGACGGGGTCTTCCAGCGGCTCGACCAGGTGCTGCACGTCTACCGCAAGTTCAGCCCGCGCCCGGTGCGGCGCGGCGCCATGAACGCGTGCGCCCGCTGGATCATCGAACGCCAGGAGGCCGACGGCTGCTGGGGCGGCATCCAGCCGCCCGCGGTCTACTCGGTGATCGCCCTCCACCTGCTCGGCTACGACCTCGAACACCCGGTGCTCAAGGCCGGGCTGGACTCGCTGGATCGTTTCGCCGTCTGGCCGGAGGAGGGCGTCCGGATGATCGAGGCCTGCCAGTCCCCGGTCTGGGACACCTGTCTGGCCGCGATCGCGCTGGCCGACGCGGGCCTGCCCGCCGACCACCCGGCGCTGGTCAAGGCCGCCGACTGGATGCTGGAGGAGCAGATCACCCGTCCGGGCGACTGGTCCGTGCAGCGCCCGCAGCTCGCGCCCGGCGGCTGGGCCTTCGAGTTCCACAACGACAACTACCCGGACATCGACGACACCGCCGAGGTCGTCCTCGCGCTGCGCCGGGTGGCCCACCCCGACCAGGCCCGGGTGGACACCGCCGTGGACCGTGCGGTGCGCTGGACGGTCGGCATGCAGTCCAGGAACGGCGCCTGGGGCGCCTTCGACGCGGACAACACCAGCCCGTTCCCCAACCGGCTGCCCTTCTGCGACTTCGGCGAGGTCATCGACCCGCCGTCGGCCGACGTCACCGCGCACGTGGTGGAGATGCTCGCCGCCCTCGGCGTCGAGAACGACCCGCACGCCCGCAGCGGCATCGACTGGCTGCTGGCCGAGCAGGAGGACAACGGCTCCTGGTTCGGCCGCTGGGGGGTCAACTACATCTACGGCACCGGCTCGGCCGTCCCGGCGCTCGCCGCGGCCGGCCTGCCCGTCGACCACCCGGCGATCCGCCGGGCCGTCAGCTGGCTGGAGTCGGTGCAGAACGCCGACGGCGGCTGGGGCGAGGACCTGCGCTCCTACTCCGACCAGGAGTGGGCCGGGCGTGGGCACTCGACCGCCTCGCAGACCGCCTGGGCGCTGATGGCGCTGCTGGCGGCCGGCCGCCGGGACACCCCCGCCGTCGAGCGCGGGGTGCGCTGGCTGGCCGAGACCCAGCTGCCGGACGGCTCGTGGGACGAGCCCTACTTCACCGGCACCGGCTTCCCGCGGGACTTCTCGATCAACTACCACCTCTACCGCATGGTCTTCCCGCTCACCGCGCTCGGGCGCTACGCCCGCAGCGAGCCCTTCGGTGCCGCGGGCCACACCGTCGCAGCCGCACCCGCAGGAAAGGGGGCTTAG
- a CDS encoding polyprenyl synthetase family protein, producing MSAIGATRGENVTAAGVIALLENGRILTTPVLRAAVARLAPPMNTVASYHFGWIDQTGRPADGDGGKAVRPALALLTAEAAGAPAETGIPGAVAVELVHNFSLLHDDLIDGDEQRRHRDTVWKVHGPAQAILVGDALFALANEVLLEQGTPEAGRATRRLTTATRKLIDGQAQDISFEHLERVSVQECLDMEGNKTGSLLACAASIGAVLGGASDADADALEEYGYHLGLAFQAVDDLLGIWGDPASTGKQAWSDLRQRKKSLPVVAALAAGGPASERLGELLAADAKNPENDAFNEEEFAMRAALIEEAGGREWTSQEARRQYATAVAALDKMDMPEEINRKLVGLADFVVVREK from the coding sequence ATGAGTGCTATTGGTGCAACCAGAGGAGAGAACGTGACCGCTGCCGGCGTCATTGCGCTGCTGGAAAACGGCCGCATCCTGACCACCCCAGTGCTCCGCGCGGCAGTCGCACGCCTCGCACCCCCGATGAACACCGTGGCGTCCTACCACTTCGGCTGGATCGACCAGACCGGCAGGCCCGCGGACGGCGACGGCGGCAAGGCCGTACGCCCCGCGCTGGCGCTGCTCACGGCCGAGGCCGCGGGCGCTCCGGCGGAGACCGGCATCCCCGGCGCGGTCGCGGTGGAGCTGGTGCACAACTTCTCGCTGCTGCACGACGACCTGATCGACGGCGACGAGCAGCGGCGGCACCGCGACACGGTGTGGAAGGTGCACGGCCCCGCCCAGGCGATCCTGGTCGGCGACGCGCTCTTCGCCCTGGCCAACGAGGTGCTGCTTGAGCAGGGCACCCCGGAGGCCGGCCGGGCCACCCGGCGGCTGACCACCGCCACCCGCAAACTGATCGACGGTCAGGCCCAGGACATCTCCTTCGAGCACCTGGAGCGGGTCTCGGTCCAGGAGTGCCTGGACATGGAGGGCAACAAGACCGGCTCGCTGCTGGCCTGCGCCGCCTCCATCGGCGCGGTGCTCGGCGGCGCGTCCGACGCCGACGCCGACGCGCTGGAGGAGTACGGCTACCACCTCGGCCTGGCCTTCCAGGCGGTGGACGACCTGCTGGGCATCTGGGGCGACCCGGCGAGCACCGGCAAGCAGGCCTGGAGCGATCTGCGGCAGCGCAAGAAGTCCCTTCCCGTGGTGGCCGCACTGGCCGCCGGAGGTCCCGCATCCGAGCGGCTGGGTGAACTGCTCGCGGCGGATGCGAAGAATCCGGAAAACGATGCCTTCAACGAGGAAGAGTTCGCCATGCGCGCGGCGTTGATCGAAGAGGCCGGTGGGCGGGAATGGACTTCGCAGGAAGCCAGAAGGCAGTACGCAACCGCCGTCGCCGCGCTGGACAAAATGGACATGCCGGAAGAAATTAATCGTAAACTCGTAGGTCTTGCGGATTTTGTGGTGGTCCGCGAGAAGTAA
- the hpnE gene encoding hydroxysqualene dehydroxylase HpnE → MTRPQGGSPQSPDRTAVVVGGGLAGITAALELADAGLRVTLAEARPRLGGLAFSFKRGDLTVDNGQHVFLRCCSAYQWFLDRIAARDLVTLQDRLDVPVVDANTGRTGRLSRAALPVPLHLAASLARYPHLSLRERASVGRAALALRGLDLADPALDDVDFASWLAGRGQSARTIEALWDLVGVATLNATAAHSSLGLAAMVFKTGLLTDPAAADIGWANAPLGDLHDGRGRKALDAAGVRTLLRTRTSDIKHSAAGDWQVSLETGPGRGEQLTADIVVLAVPQREAHALLPEGAVQHPEKLLQIGTAPILNVHVIYDRQVLRQPFLAALGSPVQWVFDRTESSGLTGGGQYVAVSQSAVEDEIDLPVADLRDRYLPELERVLPEARGAVVRDVFVTRERTATFAPTPGVGALRPGPVTRSPGLYLAGAWTATGWPATMESAVRSGLHASREALSALGLPVDNGVLETA, encoded by the coding sequence ATGACGAGGCCCCAGGGCGGATCGCCGCAGTCGCCCGACCGGACCGCGGTGGTCGTCGGCGGCGGCCTGGCCGGCATCACCGCCGCGCTCGAACTGGCCGACGCCGGGCTGCGGGTCACCCTGGCAGAGGCGCGCCCGCGGCTGGGCGGGCTGGCCTTCTCCTTCAAGCGCGGTGACCTGACCGTCGACAACGGCCAGCACGTCTTCCTGCGCTGCTGCAGCGCCTACCAGTGGTTCCTCGACCGGATCGCGGCCCGCGACCTGGTCACCCTGCAGGACCGGCTGGACGTCCCGGTGGTCGACGCGAACACCGGCAGGACCGGCCGGCTGAGCAGGGCGGCCCTGCCGGTCCCGCTGCACCTGGCGGCCAGCCTGGCCCGCTACCCGCACCTGTCGCTGCGCGAGCGCGCCTCGGTCGGCCGGGCCGCCCTCGCGCTGCGCGGCCTCGACCTGGCCGACCCGGCCCTGGACGACGTCGACTTCGCCAGTTGGCTGGCCGGCCGCGGGCAGTCCGCCCGCACCATCGAGGCGCTGTGGGACCTGGTCGGGGTGGCCACGCTCAACGCGACGGCCGCGCACTCCTCGCTGGGCCTGGCCGCGATGGTCTTCAAGACCGGCCTGCTCACCGACCCGGCCGCGGCCGACATCGGCTGGGCCAACGCCCCGCTCGGCGACCTGCACGACGGCCGCGGCCGCAAGGCGCTCGACGCGGCCGGCGTCCGCACGCTGCTGCGCACCCGGACAAGTGACATCAAGCACTCCGCGGCGGGCGATTGGCAGGTCTCGCTGGAGACCGGACCCGGCCGCGGCGAGCAACTGACAGCGGACATCGTGGTGTTGGCCGTCCCGCAGCGCGAGGCGCATGCCCTGCTGCCGGAAGGCGCTGTCCAGCATCCGGAAAAGCTCTTGCAGATCGGCACCGCGCCGATCCTCAATGTCCATGTGATCTACGACAGACAGGTGCTGCGGCAGCCGTTTCTCGCGGCGCTCGGCAGCCCCGTCCAGTGGGTCTTCGACCGTACCGAGAGCTCCGGCCTGACCGGCGGCGGCCAGTACGTGGCCGTGTCGCAGTCGGCCGTCGAGGACGAGATCGACCTGCCGGTCGCCGACCTGCGCGACCGTTACCTGCCAGAGCTGGAACGCGTCCTGCCCGAAGCCCGTGGCGCCGTCGTCCGGGACGTCTTCGTCACCCGCGAACGCACCGCCACCTTCGCGCCCACCCCCGGGGTCGGCGCGCTGCGGCCGGGCCCGGTCACCCGGTCACCCGGGCTGTACCTGGCCGGGGCGTGGACCGCGACCGGCTGGCCCGCGACCATGGAGAGCGCTGTGCGCAGCGGTCTGCACGCCTCACGAGAAGCTTTGTCCGCCCTCGGCCTGCCGGTTGACAACGGCGTCCTGGAGACGGCATGA
- the hpnD gene encoding presqualene diphosphate synthase HpnD, with the protein MSRTVNGSAHTSGPVLAAYSYCETVTGHEARNFAYGIRLLPTAKRRAMSALYAFSRRVDDIGDGDLAPADKAARLDVTRQLLTRVRNGEIREDDTDPVAVALADAARIFPLPLEGLDELIDGVLMDVRGETYETWDDLAVYCRCVAGAIGRLSLGVFGTVNGHDHERAAEYADTLGLALQLTNILRDVREDAGNGRTYLPAQDLAKFGCAAGFHSDTAPPGSDFAGLVEFEVRRARSLFATGYRLLPMLDRRSGACVAAMAGIYRRLLDRIAADPEAVLRGRVSLPGHQKAYVAVRGLAGLDARRTARNPREDT; encoded by the coding sequence GTGAGCCGGACCGTGAACGGTTCCGCCCACACGTCCGGACCGGTACTTGCCGCATACAGCTACTGCGAGACCGTGACCGGCCACGAGGCCCGCAACTTCGCGTACGGCATCCGCCTGCTACCCACCGCCAAACGGCGGGCGATGTCGGCTCTCTACGCGTTCTCGCGGCGCGTCGACGACATCGGTGACGGCGATCTCGCGCCCGCGGACAAGGCGGCCAGGCTCGATGTCACACGGCAGCTGCTCACCCGCGTCAGGAACGGCGAGATCCGCGAGGACGACACCGACCCCGTCGCGGTCGCGCTCGCCGACGCGGCCCGGATCTTCCCCCTTCCGCTCGAAGGCCTGGACGAACTCATCGACGGTGTTCTGATGGATGTTCGGGGCGAGACATATGAGACCTGGGACGACCTGGCGGTTTACTGCCGTTGTGTGGCCGGTGCGATCGGACGGCTCTCGCTGGGCGTGTTCGGCACCGTGAATGGGCACGATCATGAGCGTGCCGCCGAATACGCCGACACGCTCGGCCTTGCTCTGCAACTCACCAACATCCTGCGCGACGTCCGCGAGGACGCCGGCAACGGACGGACCTATCTTCCCGCCCAGGACCTCGCGAAATTCGGCTGCGCCGCCGGATTCCACAGCGACACCGCCCCGCCCGGCTCGGATTTCGCCGGCCTGGTGGAATTTGAAGTACGCCGTGCCCGCAGCCTCTTCGCCACCGGTTATCGGCTGCTGCCGATGCTCGACCGGCGCAGCGGCGCCTGCGTGGCCGCCATGGCCGGCATCTACCGCCGGCTGCTCGACCGGATCGCCGCCGACCCCGAGGCCGTCCTGCGCGGCCGGGTGTCACTGCCCGGACACCAGAAGGCCTACGTCGCCGTCCGCGGGCTGGCCGGCCTGGACGCGCGCCGCACCGCCCGCAACCCCCGGGAGGACACGTGA
- the hpnC gene encoding squalene synthase HpnC yields MTGDDTSRAVLDKAARENFPVAPVFLPRAWRQDLMAVYGFARLVDDIGDGDLAGGGRHDAARLGLDPAAAGDRIAMLDAFEADLRRVFDGTPTHPLLLALQPTVRRCDLTPDPFLGLIAANRQDQQVARYGTYDDLLAYCELSANPVGRLVLSITGTSTPERVRWSDAVCTALQIVEHLQDVAEDLGRDRVYLPAEDMKRYAVDEADLAAPQAAPQVKALVAFEAERARELLNEGTPLVGSVRGRLRLLLAGFVGGGRAALKSVERAGYDVLAGSPKATKSGLLREVGSTLRRKG; encoded by the coding sequence GTGACCGGGGACGACACGTCCCGGGCCGTGCTGGACAAGGCCGCGCGCGAGAACTTCCCGGTGGCCCCGGTCTTCCTGCCCCGAGCGTGGCGGCAGGACCTGATGGCGGTCTACGGCTTCGCCCGGCTGGTGGACGACATCGGCGACGGCGACCTGGCCGGCGGCGGCCGCCACGACGCGGCGCGGCTGGGCCTCGACCCGGCCGCGGCCGGCGACAGGATCGCGATGCTGGACGCCTTCGAGGCGGACCTGCGGCGGGTCTTCGACGGCACCCCGACCCACCCGCTGCTGCTCGCCCTGCAACCCACCGTCCGCCGCTGCGACCTGACCCCCGACCCCTTCCTCGGCCTGATCGCGGCCAACCGCCAGGACCAGCAGGTGGCCCGCTACGGGACGTATGACGACCTGCTCGCGTACTGCGAACTGTCCGCCAATCCGGTCGGCCGGCTGGTGCTGTCCATCACCGGCACCTCGACGCCGGAACGGGTCCGCTGGTCCGACGCGGTGTGCACCGCGCTGCAGATCGTCGAGCACCTCCAGGACGTCGCGGAGGACCTTGGCAGGGACCGGGTGTATCTCCCGGCGGAGGACATGAAACGCTACGCCGTGGATGAGGCCGACCTGGCAGCACCGCAGGCGGCCCCGCAGGTGAAAGCACTGGTCGCGTTCGAGGCCGAACGCGCCCGCGAGCTGTTGAATGAAGGTACCCCCCTGGTGGGTAGCGTCCGTGGCAGGCTTCGGCTGCTGCTCGCGGGATTCGTCGGCGGTGGGCGTGCGGCACTGAAATCGGTCGAGCGTGCCGGATACGACGTGCTTGCGGGTTCGCCCAAAGCCACCAAGAGCGGCCTGCTGCGCGAAGTGGGGTCGACATTGCGAAGAAAGGGGTGA
- a CDS encoding ABC transporter ATP-binding protein — MAVAEQQPVASPTQTADARIPTVIVDDVHIVYKVYGAGTGKGSATAALGRLLLRRGSPNVRRVHAVRGVSFTAYRGEAIGIIGSNGSGKSTILRAIAGLLPPESGKIYTDGQPSLLGVNAALMNDLTGSTNVLLGGLAMGMSQEEVRSRYQGIVDFSGINEKGDFISLPMRTYSSGMAARLRFSIAAAKNHDVLMIDEALATGDRAFQRRSEARIRELRKEAGTVFLVSHNNNSIRDTCDRVVWLEKGELLMDGPTDDVIKAYEAHTK; from the coding sequence ATGGCCGTGGCTGAGCAGCAGCCTGTCGCGTCACCCACGCAGACGGCCGATGCCCGCATCCCGACGGTGATCGTCGACGATGTGCACATCGTCTACAAGGTCTACGGCGCCGGCACCGGCAAGGGCAGTGCCACCGCCGCGCTCGGCCGGCTGCTGCTGCGCCGCGGCTCACCGAACGTCCGCCGGGTGCACGCGGTGCGCGGGGTGAGCTTCACCGCCTACCGCGGCGAGGCGATCGGCATCATCGGCTCGAACGGCTCGGGCAAGTCCACCATCCTGCGGGCCATCGCCGGCCTGCTGCCGCCCGAGAGCGGAAAGATCTACACCGACGGCCAGCCGTCGCTGCTCGGCGTGAACGCGGCGCTGATGAACGACCTCACCGGGTCCACCAACGTGCTGCTCGGCGGTCTGGCGATGGGCATGTCGCAGGAGGAGGTGCGCTCGCGGTATCAGGGGATCGTCGACTTCTCCGGGATCAACGAGAAGGGCGACTTCATCTCGCTGCCGATGCGCACGTACTCCTCCGGCATGGCGGCCCGGCTGCGCTTCTCGATCGCGGCGGCCAAGAACCATGACGTGCTGATGATCGACGAGGCGCTGGCCACCGGCGACCGGGCCTTCCAGCGCCGCTCGGAGGCGCGGATCCGGGAGCTGCGCAAGGAGGCCGGCACCGTCTTCCTGGTGAGCCACAACAACAACTCCATCCGTGACACGTGCGACCGGGTGGTGTGGCTGGAGAAGGGCGAGCTGCTGATGGACGGCCCGACCGACGATGTCATCAAGGCCTACGAGGCACACACCAAGTAG
- a CDS encoding ABC transporter permease → MSETTHNGAVAVGAPPAPTADDGLSPSQLAAKYGLTVSGARPGLAEYTRQLWGRRHFINEFAKARTAAQYTQARLGQLWQVMTPLLNAAVYYLIFGVLIGTRKGVDNFIAFLVTGIFIFTFTQSSVMSGVRAVAGNLGLIRALHFPRASMPIAFTLMQLQQLMMSMFVLIAIVLMTGEVPDASWLLIIPALITQWIFNTGLAMIVARLGSKMTDLAQLMPFMLRTWMYTSGVMYSIENLTSHAPHYVRILLDINPAAVYIDLARFALIDSVTSSQMPPHVWISAVGWAVLAGAGGYIYFWKAEEQYGRG, encoded by the coding sequence GTGAGCGAGACAACGCACAATGGTGCGGTCGCCGTCGGTGCCCCACCCGCACCCACGGCCGATGACGGCCTCAGTCCCTCCCAGCTCGCTGCCAAGTACGGGCTGACCGTCAGCGGTGCCCGTCCGGGGCTGGCGGAATACACCCGGCAGCTGTGGGGCCGCCGACATTTCATCAACGAGTTCGCCAAGGCGCGTACTGCGGCGCAGTACACCCAGGCCCGCCTCGGCCAGCTCTGGCAGGTCATGACGCCGCTGCTGAACGCGGCCGTCTACTACCTGATCTTCGGTGTGCTGATCGGGACCAGAAAGGGCGTCGACAACTTCATCGCCTTCCTGGTCACCGGCATCTTCATCTTCACCTTCACGCAGTCCTCGGTGATGAGCGGCGTCCGGGCGGTGGCCGGCAACCTCGGGCTGATCCGGGCGCTGCACTTCCCGCGGGCCTCGATGCCCATCGCCTTCACGCTGATGCAGCTCCAGCAGCTGATGATGTCGATGTTCGTGCTCATCGCGATCGTGCTGATGACCGGTGAGGTGCCCGACGCCTCCTGGCTGCTGATCATCCCGGCGCTGATCACCCAGTGGATCTTCAACACGGGCCTGGCGATGATCGTGGCCCGGCTGGGCAGCAAGATGACCGACCTGGCACAGCTGATGCCGTTCATGCTCCGCACCTGGATGTACACCTCGGGCGTCATGTACAGCATCGAGAACCTGACCTCGCACGCCCCGCACTACGTCCGGATCCTGCTGGACATCAACCCTGCCGCGGTCTACATCGACCTGGCCCGGTTCGCACTGATCGACAGCGTCACCTCCTCGCAGATGCCGCCGCACGTGTGGATCAGCGCGGTGGGCTGGGCGGTACTGGCGGGCGCCGGCGGCTACATCTACTTCTGGAAGGCGGAGGAGCAGTATGGCCGTGGCTGA
- a CDS encoding glycosyltransferase family 2 protein produces MKVGAVVITMGNRPAELQDLLDSVAKQQGPRVDVAVVGNGSPLPELPDGIRTAELPENLGIPGGRNAGIELFGPDAADVDVVLFLDDDGLLPGDDTAELVRAAFTADPQLGIISFRIADPDTGITQRRHVPRLRAADPMRNSRVTTFLGGACAVRSTVIQQVGPLPAEFFYAHEETDLAWRALDAGWMIDYRSDLVLHHPTTSPARHAVYHRMVARNRVWLARRNLPWLLVPVYLGVWFALTLLRRPSGPALRAWLGGFREGWATDCGERRPMKWRTVWRLTRLGRPPII; encoded by the coding sequence CTGAAGGTCGGCGCGGTCGTCATCACGATGGGCAACCGGCCGGCCGAGCTCCAGGACCTGCTGGACTCGGTCGCCAAGCAGCAGGGGCCCCGGGTCGACGTCGCCGTCGTCGGCAACGGCTCCCCGCTGCCGGAGCTGCCCGACGGGATCCGCACCGCGGAACTGCCGGAGAATCTGGGCATCCCAGGCGGCCGCAACGCCGGCATCGAGCTGTTCGGCCCGGACGCCGCCGACGTCGACGTGGTGCTCTTCCTCGACGACGACGGCCTGCTGCCCGGCGACGACACCGCCGAGCTGGTCAGGGCCGCCTTCACCGCCGACCCGCAGCTGGGCATCATCAGCTTCCGGATCGCCGACCCCGACACCGGGATCACCCAGCGCCGCCACGTCCCCCGGCTGCGCGCCGCCGACCCGATGCGCAACTCCCGCGTCACCACCTTCCTCGGCGGCGCCTGCGCCGTCCGCAGCACGGTGATCCAGCAGGTCGGTCCGCTGCCGGCGGAGTTCTTCTACGCCCACGAGGAGACCGACCTCGCCTGGCGCGCGCTCGACGCGGGCTGGATGATCGACTACCGTTCCGACCTCGTACTGCACCACCCGACCACCTCGCCGGCCCGGCACGCGGTCTACCACCGGATGGTGGCCCGCAACCGGGTGTGGCTGGCCCGGCGCAACCTGCCGTGGCTGCTGGTCCCGGTCTACCTCGGAGTGTGGTTCGCCCTGACGCTGCTGCGGCGGCCGTCCGGTCCGGCGCTGCGCGCCTGGCTCGGCGGCTTCCGCGAGGGATGGGCCACTGACTGCGGTGAGCGGCGGCCGATGAAATGGCGGACGGTCTGGCGGTTGACCCGGCTGGGCCGACCCCCGATCATCTGA
- a CDS encoding CDP-alcohol phosphatidyltransferase family protein, which yields MPKPSVAELRPVVHPPGVKDRRSGEHWAGRLYMRELSLRIDRHLAPTRITPNQLTYLMTVFGVLAAPALLVPGITGAVLGVLMVQLYLLLDCVDGEIARWKQQFSLSGVYLDRVGAYLCDAAVLVGFGMRAADLWGDGRIDWLWAFLGTLAALGAILIKAETDLVGVARHQGGLPPVKETASEPRSSGLALARRAAAALQFHRLVLGVEASLLILVLAFADQVRGDLFFTRLGVAVLAGIALVQTLLHLVSVLASSRLK from the coding sequence ATGCCAAAACCATCAGTAGCTGAACTGCGCCCGGTCGTTCACCCCCCGGGGGTCAAGGACCGGCGCAGCGGCGAGCACTGGGCCGGCCGGCTCTACATGCGCGAGCTCTCGCTGCGCATAGACCGGCACCTGGCGCCCACCCGGATCACGCCCAACCAGCTCACGTACCTGATGACCGTCTTCGGCGTGCTCGCCGCCCCGGCGCTGCTCGTGCCGGGGATCACCGGCGCCGTGCTCGGCGTGCTGATGGTGCAGCTGTACCTGCTGCTCGACTGCGTCGACGGCGAGATCGCCCGCTGGAAGCAGCAGTTCTCGCTCAGCGGCGTCTACCTCGACCGGGTCGGCGCCTACCTGTGCGACGCCGCCGTCCTGGTCGGCTTCGGCATGCGCGCCGCCGACCTGTGGGGCGACGGCCGGATCGACTGGCTGTGGGCCTTCCTCGGCACCCTCGCCGCACTCGGCGCGATACTGATCAAGGCCGAGACCGACCTGGTCGGCGTCGCCCGCCACCAGGGCGGCCTGCCGCCGGTCAAGGAGACCGCCTCGGAGCCGCGCTCCTCCGGTCTCGCGCTGGCCCGCAGGGCGGCCGCGGCCCTGCAGTTCCACCGGCTGGTGCTCGGCGTCGAGGCCTCGCTGCTGATCCTGGTGCTGGCCTTCGCCGACCAGGTCCGCGGCGACCTGTTCTTCACCCGGCTCGGGGTCGCCGTCCTGGCCGGAATCGCACTGGTGCAGACCCTGCTGCATCTCGTATCGGTGCTCGCGTCCAGCAGGCTGAAGTGA